In a single window of the Papaver somniferum cultivar HN1 chromosome 8, ASM357369v1, whole genome shotgun sequence genome:
- the LOC113306178 gene encoding GEM-like protein 4: MKNRIPDSVLEIKLRLGGGGMRKIFKQTFNVEQGEELLKVSRCYLSTTAGPIAGLLFVSTHKIAFCSEKSLTIPSTNGGLIRTPYKVVVPIEKIKRVEESQNVDKRKQKYIEIVTIDHFDFWFMGFVNYEKAFKCLQRSINISQQQSL, translated from the coding sequence ATGAAGAACAGAATTCCAGACAGCGTTCTTGAAATTAAATTGAGGTTAGGAGGAGGTGGGATGCGAAAAATCTTCAAACAGACATTTAATGTCGAACAAGGAGAAGAGTTATTGAAGGTGTCTAGATGTTATTTGTCCACCACTGCTGGTCCAATTGCAGGTTTACTCTTCGTATCAACTCATAAAATTGCATTTTGCAGTGAAAAGTCTCTCACCATCCCTTCCACAAATGGAGGACTTATCAGAACACCTTACAAGGTAGTAGTACcaatagagaagataaagagagtAGAAGAAAGTCAGAATGTCGACAAACGGAAACAAAAGTACATAGAGATAGTTACAATAGATCATTTCGATTTCTGGTTTATGGGTTTCGTCAATTACGAAAAAGCTTTTAAGTGTCTGCAAAGATCAATCAACATATCGCAACAACAATCTCTGTGA
- the LOC113302020 gene encoding protein MAIN-LIKE 1-like, whose product MVRLGPGEPPKGTPADGGNVLFGYKDSWACQIHNTFDHKHAIRLMRRQTSCSMTKNWDLEDECEEVKLIVKNSGLWTAVESSNIEHYRVTLYAFCERFYGETDTMLFPFREMAITPNDAHQILGLEFEEKAVSDGFDSKISWENIFELTRDLFGWNQVRTESVLEVKDGHLSKKFNLRKLKDALSGTKKIFDEEGMVDLVRINATAAGYLLYVLGKCIFLDSSESSVDAKYVQLLHPLNEMHEYSWGTTVVSFLNNELTKASRALTAQVDGNICLFQVILLCKSFIFGK is encoded by the exons ATGGTTAGACTGGGACCAGGTGAGCCTCCAAAGGGGACCCCAGCAGATGGTggaaatgttctttttggatacaaagactcctggGCATGTCAAATCCATAATACtttc gatcacaagcatgccatccgtctcatgaggcgccaaACTTCATGTTCAATGACTAAGAATTGGGATCTTGAGGATGAATGTGAGGAGGTGAAATTGATTGTCAAGAACTCTGGGTTGTGGACTGCGGTGGAGAGTTCAAATATTGAGCATTACAGAGTTACCTTGTATGCATtttgtgagaggttctacggagagactgatacaatgttgtTCCCATTccgtgagatggcgataactcccaatgatgctcatcaaattctaggtcTCGAGTTTGAGGAAAAAGCAGTCAGTGACGGGTTCGATAGTAAAATTTCTTGGGAGAATATCTTTGAATTGACCAGAGATTTGTTCGGTTGGAATCAGGTTCGAACGGAGTCTGTACTTGAGGTGAAGGATGGTCATCTAtccaagaagtttaatctgaggAAGTTGAAGGATGCATTATCTGGGACCAAGAAAATCTTTGATGAGGAAGGAATGGTGGActtggtgcgaatcaatgctaccgcaGCAGGTTATTTGCTATACGTCCTGGGAAAATGTATCTTCCTCGACAGTTCTGAAAGCTCGGTCGACGCCAAGTATGTTCAACTATTGCATCCCTTAAACGAGATgcatgagtattcttggggtactacGGTAGTctccttcttgaacaatgagttgacaaaggcTTCAAGGGCACTCACTGCGCAAGTCGACGGAAatatatgtctcttccaggtaattttattgtgtAAATCGTTTATATTCGGAAAATGA